In Mycobacteriales bacterium, a single window of DNA contains:
- a CDS encoding ABC transporter ATP-binding protein, with product MSLLEVTDLAVTFTRRGRRDVRAVDGVSFSVDSGRTLGLVGESGSGKSVTSLAVMGLLPRRGVRIGGKVEFEGKELLGLRQDALRDLRGREIAMVFQDPLSSLNPVVPIGVQVTEVLVRHRKMNGAAARKEAVDLLALVGIPDPDRRLKEYPHQLSGGMRQRALIAMAVACRPKLLIADEPTTALDVTIQAQILELLKELVREQGTALVLITHDLGVVAGLCDRVNVMYSGRIVEEADRRTLFVSPRHPYTTGLLGSIPRLDSVEGSPLQPIPGSPTDTLPWPSACAFAPRCSRKLEVCTTVTPELEPDGPRWLRCHNPVPAEEAAAIGAEGRR from the coding sequence ATGAGCCTGCTCGAGGTGACGGACCTGGCTGTCACCTTCACCCGGCGCGGCCGGCGGGACGTGCGCGCGGTCGACGGCGTCTCCTTCTCCGTCGACTCCGGCCGGACCCTCGGCCTGGTCGGCGAGTCCGGTTCCGGCAAGTCGGTCACCTCGCTGGCGGTGATGGGCCTGCTGCCGCGCCGGGGCGTACGGATCGGCGGGAAGGTCGAGTTCGAGGGCAAGGAGCTGCTGGGCCTGCGCCAGGACGCCCTGCGCGACCTGCGTGGCCGGGAGATCGCGATGGTCTTCCAGGACCCGCTGTCCTCGCTGAACCCGGTGGTGCCGATCGGCGTCCAGGTCACCGAGGTGCTGGTCCGGCACCGCAAGATGAACGGCGCCGCCGCCCGCAAGGAGGCCGTCGACCTGCTCGCGCTGGTCGGCATCCCGGACCCGGACCGGCGGCTGAAGGAGTATCCGCACCAGCTCTCCGGCGGCATGCGGCAGCGCGCGCTGATCGCGATGGCGGTGGCCTGCCGGCCGAAGCTGTTGATCGCGGACGAGCCCACCACCGCGCTGGACGTCACGATCCAGGCCCAGATCCTGGAGCTGCTCAAGGAGCTGGTCCGGGAGCAGGGCACCGCGCTGGTGCTCATCACCCACGACCTCGGCGTCGTCGCCGGCCTCTGCGACCGGGTCAACGTCATGTACTCGGGGCGCATCGTCGAGGAGGCCGACCGGCGGACGCTGTTCGTCTCGCCGCGGCACCCGTACACGACCGGGCTGCTGGGGTCGATCCCGCGGCTCGATTCCGTGGAAGGATCCCCGCTGCAGCCGATCCCCGGATCCCCGACGGACACGCTGCCGTGGCCGTCGGCCTGCGCGTTCGCGCCGCGCTGCTCCCGGAAGCTGGAGGTGTGCACCACGGTGACGCCGGAGCTGGAGCCGGA
- a CDS encoding ABC transporter permease, which translates to MTTATQVDAAGAGVFAGDESAGGRWNEAFKRLRRNPIAILGALLVLAFILVAIFAPLLAGHDPNDQILLDEVRPGSAPGPRPGFPLGADQLGRDELARLLYGSRQSLLVGVVSTLLGLTIGLLMGGLAGAFGGRVDNALMRVTDLMLSIPGLLTAITISVILGQSLTSVMIAIAIVNVPIFARLLRGSMLAQREADYVLAARSIGLKRRTVVLSHIVPNSLGPVIVQATLTLATSIIDAAALSFLGLGNPDDTRPEWGQMLSDAQNLLSTRAALAFYPCIAIVLAALGFTLLGESLREALDPKFRR; encoded by the coding sequence ATGACGACGGCGACCCAGGTCGACGCCGCCGGCGCCGGTGTCTTCGCCGGCGACGAGTCCGCCGGCGGCCGGTGGAACGAGGCGTTCAAGCGGCTGCGCCGCAACCCGATCGCCATCCTCGGCGCGCTGCTGGTGCTGGCGTTCATCCTCGTCGCCATCTTCGCGCCGCTGCTGGCCGGGCACGACCCCAACGACCAGATCCTGCTCGACGAGGTCCGCCCGGGCTCGGCCCCCGGACCGCGGCCCGGCTTCCCGCTGGGCGCCGACCAGCTCGGCCGCGACGAGCTGGCCCGGCTGCTCTACGGCTCCCGCCAGTCCCTGCTCGTCGGCGTGGTCTCCACCCTGCTGGGCCTGACGATCGGGCTGCTGATGGGCGGGCTGGCCGGCGCGTTCGGCGGGCGGGTCGACAACGCGCTGATGCGGGTGACCGACCTGATGCTGTCGATCCCCGGCCTGCTCACCGCGATCACGATCTCGGTCATCCTGGGCCAGTCGCTGACCTCGGTGATGATCGCGATCGCGATCGTCAACGTGCCGATCTTCGCCCGGCTGCTGCGCGGGTCGATGCTGGCCCAGCGCGAGGCCGACTACGTGCTGGCCGCCCGCAGCATCGGGCTGAAACGCCGGACCGTGGTGCTCTCGCACATCGTGCCCAACTCGCTCGGCCCGGTGATCGTGCAGGCCACGCTGACGCTGGCGACCTCGATCATCGACGCGGCCGCGCTGTCCTTCCTCGGCCTGGGCAACCCCGACGACACCCGGCCGGAGTGGGGGCAGATGCTCTCCGACGCGCAGAACCTGCTCTCCACGCGGGCGGCGCTGGCGTTCTACCCCTGCATCGCGATCGTGCTGGCCGCGCTCGGGTTCACGCTGCTGGGCGAGTCGCTGCGCGAGGCCCTCGACCCGAAGTTCCGCCGGTGA
- a CDS encoding ABC transporter permease has translation MLRFVVRRLLQLIPILLGLSILLFAWLRLLPGGPASALLGERATPDRIAAVNRAYGLDQPIWVQYWRYLKQVLQLDFGDSIQTGRPVTEVLRTQFPGTIELSTAALIFAIGIGIPLGYFAARRQGGILDSLSVIGSLVGVTIPVFFLAFLLKYLFAVKLGWLPPSGRQDVRIDATHVTNFFVLDGLITRELDASWDAVKHLILPGVALGTIPLAIIVRITRAAVLDVVNEDYVRTAEAKGLTTAVIRRRHVLRNAMLPVVTTIGLQLGLLLSGAILTETVFAFPGIGQEIYSAIINKDYAVLQGAILVIAVLYVLINLVVDLLYGVLDPRVRVR, from the coding sequence ATGCTGCGCTTCGTCGTACGGCGTCTGCTGCAGCTGATCCCGATCCTGCTCGGCCTGTCGATCCTGCTGTTCGCGTGGTTGCGTCTCCTCCCAGGAGGGCCGGCTTCGGCCCTCCTGGGAGAGCGCGCCACCCCGGACCGGATCGCCGCGGTCAACCGCGCGTACGGGCTCGACCAGCCGATCTGGGTTCAGTACTGGCGCTATCTCAAGCAGGTGCTCCAGCTCGACTTCGGTGACTCCATCCAGACCGGACGGCCGGTCACCGAGGTGCTGCGAACCCAGTTCCCGGGCACCATCGAGCTGAGCACCGCCGCGCTGATCTTCGCGATCGGCATCGGGATCCCGCTGGGCTACTTCGCCGCCCGGCGGCAGGGCGGGATCCTGGACAGCCTGTCCGTGATCGGCTCCCTCGTCGGGGTCACGATCCCGGTGTTCTTCCTGGCCTTCCTGCTCAAGTACCTCTTCGCGGTGAAGCTGGGCTGGCTGCCGCCCTCGGGCCGGCAGGACGTCCGCATCGACGCCACCCACGTGACGAACTTCTTCGTCCTGGACGGCCTCATCACCCGCGAGTTGGACGCGTCCTGGGACGCGGTCAAGCACCTCATCCTGCCCGGCGTCGCGCTGGGCACGATCCCGCTGGCGATCATCGTGCGGATCACCCGGGCCGCGGTCCTGGACGTGGTGAACGAGGACTACGTCCGCACGGCGGAGGCCAAGGGCCTGACCACCGCGGTGATCCGGCGCCGGCACGTGCTGCGCAACGCCATGCTGCCGGTGGTCACCACGATCGGCCTGCAGCTCGGCCTGCTGCTGTCCGGCGCGATCCTCACCGAGACGGTGTTCGCGTTCCCGGGTATCGGGCAGGAGATCTACAGCGCGATCATCAACAAGGACTACGCCGTGCTGCAGGGGGCGATCCTCGTCATCGCGGTGCTGTACGTGCTGATCAACCTGGTCGTCGACCTGCTGTACGGCGTCCTCGACCCGAGGGTGAGGGTGCGATGA